The Corynebacterium marinum DSM 44953 genome contains the following window.
AGCAGCGTGAAGTCGCCCGGGTCGTCGCTGCCCGCGTCGAGGGCCGAGTACTCCACGTAACGGAACCAGCCGACGTTGTGGGCCGCGCGGTACCGGCGGGTGATGGTGATGCCCTCACCGGATCCGGCCTCGGCGTCGGGGCCGACCAGGGCGTCGAAGCTCACGGCCGCACCGGCGTCGCGCTCGCGGAACACGCCGATGCCGCGGGAGAGTCGGTCGCGCAGATGGTAATGGGAATCCGGGTCGGCCGCGATGGCCAGGCCCACGGCGGTGGAGGCGGTGGGCAGCGGCGAGCGGTGGACGCGGCGCCCGAAGCGCTCGCGCAGCATCCGGGGGACCAGCGGCAGGGCGCTGGCGCCGCCGACGAGGTACACGCCGGCGATCTCGGTGTCGGCGAGCGACTCGGAGGCGCCGATGAGCGGCTGCATGATCTCCAGGGACTGCTCGACGAGCGGGGTGACCTCGTCGTAGAACTCGGCGACCGGGACGATGACGTCGTCGTCGCCGAGCTCGAGGACCATGCGGCGCGACTGCGGCTTGAGCTGCTCCTTGGCGGTGCGTGCCTCGTCGAGAAGCTTCCGGCGGGCCCGCCGGCCGAAGACGTCGCCGGCCCGGCCGGCGGCGGCCAGGGACAGGTCGGCGAGGGCCTCGTCGAAGTCGTCGCCGCCGAGGAGGCTGATGCCCAGGGAGGTCTCCACGTTGTGCTCGGGACCGTCGATCCGCATGAGCGTGACGTCGAAGGTGCCGCCGCCGAGGTCGTAGACGATGACGTTGGAGCGGCGGGAACTCAGCGTGCGCGAATGGAGGTGGGTGTACTCGAACGCGGCGGCGCTCGGCTCGTTGACCATGCCCAGCACGGTGGCGCCGGCCCGGGTGAAGGCGTCGAGGG
Protein-coding sequences here:
- a CDS encoding Hsp70 family protein → MRFGIDFGTTRTVIAAVDRGNYPVLPVTDPEGDPQEYIPSVVALDGDRLVGGWEALALDSSTLVRSFKRLLSAGDATAETPVRLGEQERPLGEVLAAFAGVVVEHLREHVGDGDIEIVLGVPANARSAQRLLTLDAFTRAGATVLGMVNEPSAAAFEYTHLHSRTLSSRRSNVIVYDLGGGTFDVTLMRIDGPEHNVETSLGISLLGGDDFDEALADLSLAAAGRAGDVFGRRARRKLLDEARTAKEQLKPQSRRMVLELGDDDVIVPVAEFYDEVTPLVEQSLEIMQPLIGASESLADTEIAGVYLVGGASALPLVPRMLRERFGRRVHRSPLPTASTAVGLAIAADPDSHYHLRDRLSRGIGVFRERDAGAAVSFDALVGPDAEAGSGEGITITRRYRAAHNVGWFRYVEYSALDAGSDDPGDFTLLAEVLVPFDPALRQLSDAELAAVPVERTENGPEVVETVTVDAHGIAAIRIECPEDGFEVTATVNVGE